A single region of the Bacteroides luhongzhouii genome encodes:
- a CDS encoding NUDIX hydrolase, which yields MEEKNKAWKTVSSKYLFRRPWLTVRCEDMLLPNGNHIPEYYILEYPDWVNTIAITKDGKFVFVRQYRPGIERTCYELCAGVCEKEDASPLVSAQRELWEETGYGKGNWQEYMVISANPSTHTNLTYCFLATDVELIDHQHLEATEDISVHLLTLEEVRSLLDKNEIMQALNAAPLWKYIANL from the coding sequence ATGGAAGAAAAGAATAAAGCCTGGAAAACGGTGAGTAGTAAATATCTATTTCGCCGTCCGTGGCTGACTGTGCGTTGTGAAGATATGTTGCTTCCCAACGGTAACCATATCCCCGAATATTATATTCTTGAGTATCCCGACTGGGTAAATACGATTGCCATTACAAAAGATGGCAAATTTGTTTTTGTCCGCCAGTATCGTCCGGGAATTGAACGAACTTGTTATGAACTTTGTGCCGGGGTCTGTGAGAAGGAAGACGCTTCACCGTTAGTGTCCGCCCAGCGTGAATTGTGGGAAGAAACAGGCTACGGAAAAGGAAACTGGCAGGAATATATGGTGATTTCCGCTAATCCGAGCACTCATACTAATCTGACTTATTGCTTCCTTGCTACGGACGTGGAACTGATAGACCATCAGCATTTGGAAGCTACTGAAGATATCAGTGTACATTTGCTTACATTGGAAGAGGTAAGAAGCCTGCTTGATAAGAACGAAATTATGCAAGCGCTGAATGCTGCTCCATTGTGGAAATATATAGCAAATCTGTAA
- a CDS encoding DUF5039 family protein, with translation MKTILWSILCLFLSGWGSMQTVSAQDLQEMEKNLSAINEDLNQKTKEYSWQLAAAYADYCEANNKYISWNDLPYLQTVVEYERPASLETYRLAHKASKDELDKFLNTYKEYKDLTKRQKDASTKEEKDAVSTAFTAFWKKLRSEENPYRDLYYAERKAISKYRAEALRYVIAHYKEKKQEIPTSYIKYAERSYLLQKGSALELLQKEINALESVQRELVQNITRARYGLGKTEDK, from the coding sequence ATGAAAACTATATTATGGAGTATTCTTTGTTTGTTTCTCTCCGGATGGGGAAGTATGCAAACGGTGTCGGCGCAGGACTTGCAAGAGATGGAAAAGAACTTGTCCGCTATCAATGAGGATTTGAATCAAAAGACAAAAGAATATAGTTGGCAGCTTGCGGCGGCTTATGCAGATTATTGTGAAGCAAACAATAAATATATAAGCTGGAACGACTTGCCTTATCTACAAACAGTTGTCGAATATGAACGTCCTGCTTCTTTGGAAACTTACCGATTGGCACATAAAGCCAGTAAAGATGAATTGGATAAGTTTCTAAATACATATAAGGAATATAAGGATCTGACAAAGAGGCAGAAAGATGCATCAACCAAGGAAGAGAAAGATGCTGTATCGACTGCTTTTACTGCATTCTGGAAGAAATTGAGAAGTGAAGAAAATCCTTATAGAGATTTGTATTATGCCGAACGGAAAGCGATCAGCAAATATCGGGCGGAAGCTTTGCGGTATGTGATTGCCCATTATAAAGAAAAAAAGCAGGAGATTCCTACTTCTTATATAAAATATGCTGAACGGTCTTATTTATTGCAGAAAGGTTCCGCTTTGGAGTTGTTGCAGAAAGAAATAAACGCATTGGAAAGTGTGCAGAGAGAACTTGTTCAGAATATAACAAGAGCAAGATATGGGTTGGGTAAGACTGAAGATAAATAA